A stretch of Gammaproteobacteria bacterium DNA encodes these proteins:
- a CDS encoding nuclear transport factor 2 family protein has translation MSITDLATVAALKELGIRYARHVDRREFDQLDSVLGADASIAGFTGDPAAQQPLYRMDGLATIQQGLQLLHRYQRTFHLVGQQLLLSLTPDSASGETYCIASHFHHKQGKDHCFVMYIRYQDRFAKVDGQWRFVERALIVDRTEGEDVDA, from the coding sequence TTGAGTATCACCGACCTCGCTACCGTTGCCGCACTGAAAGAGCTCGGCATTCGCTACGCGCGCCATGTGGACCGGCGCGAATTCGACCAGCTGGACTCGGTGCTGGGCGCCGATGCCAGTATCGCGGGGTTTACGGGCGATCCCGCGGCCCAGCAGCCGCTGTACCGGATGGATGGCCTCGCGACCATCCAGCAGGGCTTGCAGCTGCTGCATCGCTACCAGCGCACCTTTCACCTGGTCGGCCAGCAACTGCTGCTGTCCCTCACGCCCGACAGTGCCAGCGGCGAGACGTACTGCATCGCCTCGCACTTCCATCACAAGCAGGGCAAGGATCATTGCTTCGTGATGTATATCCGTTACCAGGACCGGTTTGCCAAGGTGGACGGGCAATGGAGATTCGTCGAGCGAGCCCTGATCGTCGATCGCACCGAAGGCGAGGATGTGGACGCCTGA
- a CDS encoding efflux RND transporter permease subunit, whose product MWIVRLALQRPYTFIVLALLLPLIGALSIFGSPMRAGMPTDIFPDIPIPVIGVVFAYSGLAPDEMAGRITTTFERPLTTIVNDVEHLESQSYPGIAVIKVFFQPGVDINLAMSQITAFAQTSQHALPPGTSPPFVMKYSASTVPIIQLAFSSAVLGESELFDLANQFVRAQLATVAGASVPFPYGGAARQINVDLDPVALRAQGLSPRDVNQALGDQNLVLPAGTQKIGTIEYAVKLNASPQKLEELNDLPIRGQNGSITYVRDVAHVHDGHPPQTNIVRVDGSRAVLMTVQKTGSASTLDIIETIKQRLPQIRALLPDDVNLEATGDQSVFVKASIQGVLAEGLIAALLTALLILLFLGSWHSTLIIAISIPLSILCSIIALHALGETINIMTLGGLALAVGILVDDGTVTIENINRLLEEGRDVEEAILEGSRQILVPALVSTLAICIVFVPMFLLTGVARYLFVPMAEAVVFAMLASYGLSRTLVPTLAKYWLRPRAVAGVQPPAHPLRRVQQAFERRFEALRTAYFEALQHVMQHRGLFVCMFLGFALLSMLLYPALGRNFFPQIDSGQIRLHMRGPSGTRVEETALLADDVEEEIRRVIPAADIASVVDIVGLPNSGINLTYGTSGTIGTSDADILIRLEKDHRPTADYVRELRRRLPEAFPSINFAFLPADIVSQILNFGLPAPINLQIIGPSGENRALARQLLAELRHVPGLVDLRIQQENDKPEFRVSADRGRAEQLGLTQRDLAGNLLIALSGSFQTSPTYWLNPANGVQYPIVTRMPQNRVSSLDDLQNLPVGSAIDGSQQILGALASISRGAGANVATHYDAQPVIDIFGSVQDRDLGGVAQDVDRIVAAYADKLPRGTRLVARGQMETMRSSFTGLLIGLAGAIVLVYLLIVVNFQSWTDPFVIISALPVALAGIAWMLFLSGTTLSVPALTGAIMCMGVATANSILVVSFARERIGQGLASSEAALEAGHTRFRPVLMTALAMIIGMLPMALGLGEGGEQNAPLGRAVIGGLIFATFATLFFVPGVFSLLHRARNDASAV is encoded by the coding sequence ATGTGGATCGTTCGCCTCGCACTGCAGCGTCCTTACACATTCATCGTGCTGGCGTTGTTGCTGCCCCTGATCGGAGCGCTGTCGATTTTCGGCAGTCCGATGCGTGCAGGCATGCCCACCGATATTTTCCCCGATATCCCGATTCCGGTGATCGGCGTGGTGTTCGCATACTCGGGGCTGGCGCCCGACGAAATGGCCGGGCGGATCACCACGACCTTCGAGCGCCCGCTGACCACGATCGTCAACGACGTCGAACACCTGGAATCGCAAAGCTATCCGGGCATCGCGGTAATCAAGGTGTTTTTCCAGCCCGGTGTCGACATCAATCTGGCGATGTCACAGATCACGGCGTTTGCCCAGACGAGCCAGCACGCTCTTCCGCCGGGGACTTCGCCGCCGTTTGTAATGAAATACAGCGCCTCCACGGTGCCGATCATCCAACTGGCATTTTCCAGCGCCGTGCTGGGCGAGTCGGAGTTGTTCGACCTTGCCAACCAGTTTGTGCGCGCGCAGCTCGCGACGGTTGCCGGAGCCTCGGTTCCCTTTCCCTATGGCGGTGCGGCACGCCAGATCAATGTCGATCTCGACCCGGTTGCACTGCGTGCCCAGGGTCTTTCGCCGCGGGATGTCAACCAGGCGCTGGGTGACCAGAACCTGGTGTTGCCGGCAGGCACCCAGAAGATCGGTACGATCGAGTACGCGGTCAAGCTCAACGCCAGCCCGCAGAAACTCGAGGAGCTCAACGATCTTCCGATCCGGGGCCAGAACGGCAGTATCACCTATGTGCGCGATGTGGCGCATGTGCATGACGGCCATCCGCCACAGACCAATATTGTGCGGGTCGACGGCAGTCGCGCGGTATTGATGACGGTACAGAAGACCGGGTCGGCCTCGACTCTGGACATCATCGAAACCATCAAGCAACGCCTGCCGCAGATCCGTGCGCTGCTGCCCGATGACGTGAATCTGGAGGCGACCGGCGACCAGTCAGTATTCGTCAAGGCCTCGATCCAGGGTGTGCTGGCCGAGGGGCTCATCGCGGCGCTGCTCACCGCGCTGCTGATCCTGCTGTTCCTGGGCAGCTGGCACAGCACGCTGATCATCGCGATCTCCATTCCGCTTTCGATCCTGTGCTCGATCATTGCACTGCATGCGCTGGGCGAGACGATCAACATCATGACGCTGGGCGGCCTGGCCCTTGCGGTCGGCATACTGGTCGACGATGGAACGGTCACCATCGAGAACATCAACCGCTTGCTGGAGGAAGGCCGTGATGTGGAAGAGGCAATACTGGAGGGCTCGCGCCAGATCCTGGTACCGGCGCTGGTCTCGACCCTGGCTATCTGCATCGTGTTCGTGCCGATGTTCCTGCTCACGGGCGTGGCGCGCTACCTGTTCGTGCCGATGGCCGAGGCCGTGGTGTTTGCCATGCTTGCCTCCTACGGGCTGTCCCGCACCCTGGTGCCAACACTCGCAAAATACTGGCTGCGCCCGCGAGCCGTGGCCGGTGTGCAGCCGCCCGCGCACCCGTTGCGGCGTGTGCAGCAGGCATTCGAACGACGCTTCGAGGCGTTGCGCACCGCTTATTTCGAGGCGCTGCAGCACGTCATGCAGCATCGCGGCTTGTTTGTGTGCATGTTTCTGGGGTTCGCGCTGCTCTCGATGCTGCTCTATCCCGCGCTCGGCAGGAACTTCTTTCCCCAGATAGACTCGGGCCAGATACGCCTGCACATGCGGGGTCCGAGCGGGACGCGGGTCGAGGAGACCGCGCTGCTGGCTGATGATGTGGAGGAGGAAATCCGGCGCGTGATCCCGGCGGCGGACATCGCCAGCGTGGTCGATATCGTCGGCCTGCCCAACAGCGGTATCAACCTGACCTATGGCACCTCCGGTACGATCGGCACGAGCGATGCGGATATCCTGATTCGCCTCGAAAAGGACCATCGCCCGACCGCCGATTATGTACGCGAACTGCGTCGACGCCTCCCGGAGGCGTTCCCTTCGATCAATTTCGCGTTCCTCCCTGCCGATATCGTCAGCCAGATCCTGAACTTCGGGCTGCCGGCGCCCATAAACCTGCAGATCATCGGCCCCAGCGGGGAAAACCGCGCGCTGGCGCGGCAATTGCTGGCCGAGCTGCGGCATGTGCCCGGACTGGTCGATCTGCGTATCCAGCAGGAAAACGACAAGCCCGAGTTCAGGGTCAGTGCCGATCGCGGTCGTGCTGAACAACTCGGGCTCACGCAGCGTGATCTGGCGGGCAATCTGCTGATCGCGCTCTCGGGCAGCTTCCAGACTTCACCTACTTACTGGCTGAACCCGGCAAACGGCGTCCAATACCCGATTGTTACGCGCATGCCGCAGAACCGCGTGAGCTCGCTGGACGATCTGCAGAACCTGCCGGTCGGGAGCGCCATTGACGGTTCGCAGCAGATCCTCGGTGCGCTGGCGAGCATCTCCCGCGGCGCGGGCGCCAACGTTGCCACTCACTACGACGCCCAGCCCGTGATCGATATCTTCGGGAGTGTGCAGGACCGCGATCTCGGCGGTGTCGCGCAGGATGTCGACCGTATCGTCGCCGCGTATGCCGACAAGCTGCCACGCGGCACGCGCCTGGTCGCGCGCGGTCAGATGGAAACCATGCGCAGCTCGTTCACCGGACTGCTGATCGGCCTGGCCGGTGCAATCGTTCTGGTCTACCTGCTGATCGTGGTCAATTTCCAGTCGTGGACGGATCCGTTTGTCATCATCTCCGCATTGCCCGTGGCGCTTGCGGGCATCGCGTGGATGCTGTTTCTGAGCGGGACTACCCTGAGCGTACCGGCGCTGACCGGAGCGATCATGTGCATGGGCGTGGCGACCGCCAACAGCATTCTCGTCGTGAGTTTTGCACGCGAGCGCATCGGGCAGGGCCTCGCATCATCGGAGGCCGCGCTCGAAGCCGGCCATACGCGCTTTCGTCCGGTCCTGATGACCGCGCTCGCGATGATCATCGGCATGCTGCCGATGGCGCTGGGACTGGGGGAGGGCGGTGAGCAGAATGCGCCCCTCGGGCGCGCGGTGATCGGCGGGCTGATATTTGCCACGTTCGCCACGCTGTTCTTCGTGCCCGGCGTTTTCAGCTTGTTGCACCGCGCGCGCAACGACGCGAGCGCGGTGTGA
- a CDS encoding efflux RND transporter periplasmic adaptor subunit — translation MPIKASARGFGRVALVVVLVALVVAGWGLVSRERAEARLRAHTEKQIARTVTTISATRSDTSIDLSLPGNVVARVEASIFARTDGYLARLHVDIGTTVTAGQLLAEIDAPELDQQLREGGAEVAAAEAAAALAQTTAERWLALGASHTVSRQQVDEQQSAAQASAARLNAARASLQRLQELSAFKRIVAPFDGIVTVRNTDIGQLISANGTGEELFRIADTSRLRVFVRVPQVYVATMTPGLVARLGFPDRPGAEYEARLVRSANALDAASRTLLVELDVDNRHHELLSGTYVDVHFQLPGSSTLRLPANTLLFRAAGPHVATVGEDNRVLLKPVTLGRDFGNELEILSGVDATDRVILSPPDSLSDHEAVRIVNGAGTTDHPP, via the coding sequence ATGCCGATCAAGGCTTCCGCGAGGGGCTTCGGGCGAGTGGCACTGGTCGTGGTGCTCGTTGCGCTCGTTGTGGCGGGATGGGGCCTGGTGTCACGAGAGCGTGCCGAAGCGCGCCTGCGCGCACATACCGAGAAACAGATTGCGCGCACGGTAACCACGATCAGCGCGACACGCAGCGATACGAGCATCGACCTGAGCCTGCCGGGCAATGTGGTTGCCCGCGTGGAAGCGTCGATTTTCGCACGCACCGACGGTTATCTTGCCCGCTTGCACGTCGATATCGGTACGACGGTAACCGCCGGTCAGCTTCTCGCCGAGATCGATGCGCCCGAGCTCGATCAGCAATTGCGCGAGGGCGGCGCGGAGGTGGCTGCGGCCGAGGCGGCCGCTGCGCTCGCGCAGACCACGGCCGAACGCTGGCTTGCCCTGGGTGCGAGCCACACGGTGTCGCGCCAGCAGGTCGACGAGCAGCAGAGTGCCGCGCAGGCAAGCGCCGCCCGGCTGAACGCGGCGCGCGCCAGTCTGCAGCGCTTGCAGGAACTGAGCGCCTTCAAGCGGATCGTCGCGCCCTTCGACGGTATCGTGACCGTGCGCAATACCGACATTGGGCAGCTGATTTCGGCCAATGGCACGGGCGAGGAACTGTTCCGGATCGCCGATACCAGCCGGCTGCGGGTATTCGTTCGCGTGCCGCAGGTCTATGTGGCGACGATGACTCCCGGACTGGTCGCAAGACTCGGCTTTCCTGATCGTCCGGGCGCGGAATACGAGGCGCGACTGGTGCGCAGCGCCAACGCGCTCGATGCCGCATCGCGCACCTTGCTGGTGGAACTCGATGTGGACAATCGCCACCACGAATTGCTGTCCGGCACCTATGTCGATGTTCATTTCCAGCTGCCCGGATCATCCACGTTGCGCCTGCCCGCCAATACCCTGCTGTTTCGCGCGGCAGGTCCGCACGTCGCCACGGTTGGCGAGGACAATCGCGTGTTGCTGAAGCCCGTGACGCTGGGTCGCGATTTCGGCAACGAGCTCGAGATCCTGTCCGGAGTGGACGCCACGGATCGCGTGATACTCAGCCCGCCGGATTCGCTCTCGGATCACGAGGCGGTGCGTATCGTGAACGGTGCCGGGACCACGGACCATCCCCCATGA
- a CDS encoding SDR family oxidoreductase, whose amino-acid sequence MNNALLTGHRALIVGGGSGIGYASAELLLAEGATVTIAGRDEDKLRAAAARLAGVAAASGGAIHWVGCDVMQGADVRRAVEVAEGGIRLDSAVTVPGGGHFRPVLGYPDDLFGAEIDQNVRPQYLVLKYAGLAMVRAGGGSIVAISSTAARFSSRYLASYCAGKAAVEQLVRVAADELGEKNIRVNAVGPGLTRTAATEGMFADSALIERFLDQQPLRRAGEPLDQARAIRFLVGPESSWITGQCLAVDGGHTLRSFPDCRNVAAAIVGAEVFAATDRGEIC is encoded by the coding sequence ATGAACAACGCCTTGCTGACAGGACATCGTGCGCTGATCGTCGGCGGCGGCAGTGGCATCGGCTATGCCAGCGCGGAGCTGCTGCTGGCAGAGGGTGCGACGGTTACCATTGCCGGGCGCGATGAAGACAAGCTGCGTGCCGCGGCAGCCAGGCTGGCTGGCGTTGCGGCGGCCTCGGGTGGCGCGATCCACTGGGTCGGTTGCGATGTCATGCAGGGTGCCGATGTGCGCCGGGCGGTCGAGGTTGCCGAGGGTGGCATCAGGCTCGACTCCGCGGTGACCGTGCCCGGTGGCGGTCATTTCCGCCCGGTGCTGGGTTATCCCGACGATCTGTTCGGCGCCGAGATTGACCAGAACGTGCGTCCGCAGTACCTGGTGCTCAAATATGCCGGGCTGGCGATGGTGCGTGCGGGCGGCGGTTCGATCGTCGCGATATCGTCCACCGCGGCCCGCTTCTCCAGCCGCTACCTGGCCTCGTACTGCGCGGGCAAGGCCGCTGTCGAGCAGCTGGTGCGCGTCGCCGCCGACGAGCTCGGTGAAAAGAACATCCGGGTCAATGCGGTGGGGCCCGGCCTGACGCGCACCGCTGCCACCGAGGGCATGTTTGCGGACAGCGCGCTGATCGAACGCTTTCTCGACCAGCAACCGCTGCGTCGCGCGGGTGAGCCACTCGACCAGGCGCGCGCGATCCGCTTCCTGGTCGGTCCCGAATCGTCGTGGATCACCGGTCAGTGCCTGGCGGTGGATGGCGGGCATACGCTGCGCAGTTTTCCCGACTGCCGGAATGTAGCCGCCGCGATCGTCGGCGCGGAGGTGTTCGCGGCCACTGACCGTGGCGAGATCTGCTGA
- a CDS encoding GntR family transcriptional regulator has product MSKLLPKSVIKRTCMRDRIREQLVARILEGSYPPGMRLKELVLAEEFGVSQAPVREALRELEATGLLTTERYCGTRVCAADLNALKEAYELRAVLEMRAVELALPLHPAMSRRFRADIRRMRGFAGRNARDAYVGAALELHRRLIEACANRFFLRTWDAFHWDVRARITLRYVDDALNLDATLQRHVVLVEHLVAGRVAESVQAVRATFDALISMLEAE; this is encoded by the coding sequence ATGAGCAAGCTGCTGCCCAAGAGCGTCATCAAGCGCACGTGCATGCGCGACCGGATTCGTGAGCAACTGGTGGCACGCATACTGGAGGGCAGCTACCCCCCGGGCATGCGCCTCAAGGAACTCGTGCTCGCCGAGGAATTCGGTGTGAGCCAGGCGCCGGTTCGCGAAGCATTGCGCGAACTCGAGGCCACCGGGCTGCTCACCACCGAGCGCTATTGTGGCACCCGGGTGTGTGCTGCCGACCTGAACGCTTTGAAGGAAGCATACGAGCTGCGCGCGGTACTCGAGATGCGCGCGGTCGAGCTGGCCTTGCCGCTGCATCCCGCAATGTCGCGGCGGTTCCGGGCGGACATCAGGCGCATGCGTGGATTTGCCGGCCGCAACGCGCGCGATGCCTATGTCGGTGCGGCGCTGGAGCTGCACCGCAGGTTGATCGAGGCTTGCGCAAACCGCTTTTTCCTGAGGACCTGGGATGCCTTTCACTGGGATGTGCGGGCACGCATCACGCTGCGTTATGTCGATGACGCGCTGAATCTCGATGCAACCCTGCAGCGTCACGTGGTGCTGGTCGAGCACCTGGTCGCGGGGCGCGTCGCGGAGTCCGTGCAGGCGGTGCGGGCGACATTCGATGCGCTGATCTCGATGCTGGAGGCTGAATGA
- a CDS encoding ABC transporter ATP-binding protein/permease yields the protein MKEEIRTHPAGRADPVARRHFPTRVLRLAGGYWNGVDKWRVRGGSLLLLVLTVAQVALAVWTNYWNRALFDALEARSVPALILQVGVFALIFALTLGVTAAHLLVKRWLQLGWRAWLTDRVIGRWMESGRHYRLLFSAGEHDNPDGRIAEDIRVVTETAIALAHTLVYSVLILGSFIDILWTVSGTLQLPGTDIRVPGFMVPLAFLYAGLGAVLGWMMGRPLVRSTNALQTAEADFRFGMARAREHSEAIALLRGESIERAGAGRQFGAIMRNWDRQSLAYMGIVSFSTGYGALLPVFPILVAAPQYILGTMSLGVLMQAAQAFQKLTSALSWPVDNLGDMARARASADRVLSLFEDMERLDAEARTPSDKRIFIGRAKGACLVIEKLCIADPDGLILLENLDTEIHRGERVLVAGDPAVTSSLFKVIGGLWPWGSGRVLLPDDGGILFMPQRPFLPEGTLRQALCYPRGGDAHGSESIHRALECAGVTWLAPRLDAIDNWEQALPLRAQQRLGFARALLQSPAWILMEEASDAFDPRGEQLILEMLHRELPNSAVLTISFHSGLEALHHRKIVLNRLAEPHFLFAGVRENGSISH from the coding sequence ATGAAAGAAGAAATCCGCACACACCCCGCGGGGCGGGCAGACCCGGTCGCGCGCCGCCATTTCCCGACCCGGGTGCTGCGGCTCGCCGGCGGGTACTGGAATGGCGTCGACAAGTGGCGGGTGCGCGGCGGGTCGCTGCTGCTGCTGGTGCTCACCGTTGCGCAGGTCGCGCTCGCGGTCTGGACCAACTACTGGAACCGCGCCTTGTTCGATGCGCTGGAAGCGCGCTCGGTTCCCGCCCTGATACTGCAGGTCGGGGTATTCGCGCTGATCTTTGCGCTGACCCTGGGCGTCACCGCGGCGCACTTGCTGGTGAAACGCTGGTTGCAACTGGGCTGGCGCGCCTGGCTCACGGACCGGGTTATCGGTCGCTGGATGGAGAGCGGGCGCCATTACCGCCTGCTGTTCAGCGCCGGCGAGCACGACAATCCCGACGGGCGCATCGCCGAGGATATCCGCGTCGTGACCGAGACCGCGATCGCGCTGGCGCACACCCTGGTTTATTCGGTGCTGATTCTCGGCAGTTTCATCGATATCCTGTGGACCGTGTCGGGCACGTTGCAGTTGCCGGGCACCGATATCCGCGTGCCGGGTTTCATGGTGCCGCTCGCGTTCCTTTACGCGGGCCTCGGCGCGGTGCTCGGCTGGATGATGGGACGCCCGCTGGTGCGCTCGACCAATGCCCTGCAGACCGCGGAGGCGGATTTTCGCTTCGGCATGGCGCGGGCGCGCGAGCACTCGGAAGCCATCGCGCTGTTACGCGGCGAGTCGATCGAGCGTGCCGGAGCGGGCCGGCAGTTCGGCGCGATCATGCGCAACTGGGATCGCCAGTCATTGGCCTACATGGGCATCGTGTCTTTTTCGACCGGCTACGGCGCCCTGCTGCCGGTGTTTCCGATCCTGGTTGCGGCGCCGCAGTACATTCTCGGCACGATGTCACTCGGGGTGCTGATGCAGGCGGCGCAGGCGTTCCAGAAGCTTACCTCGGCATTGTCGTGGCCGGTCGACAACCTCGGCGACATGGCGCGCGCGCGGGCCTCGGCCGATCGCGTGCTGTCGCTGTTCGAGGATATGGAACGCCTCGATGCCGAGGCGCGCACGCCCAGCGACAAGCGCATCTTCATCGGTCGCGCGAAGGGCGCCTGCCTGGTGATCGAGAAGCTCTGCATCGCCGATCCCGATGGCCTGATCCTGCTCGAGAATCTCGATACCGAGATCCACCGCGGCGAGCGGGTGCTGGTGGCCGGTGACCCGGCCGTGACCAGCAGCCTGTTCAAGGTCATCGGCGGCCTGTGGCCGTGGGGCAGTGGACGCGTGCTGCTGCCCGATGACGGCGGCATCCTGTTCATGCCGCAGCGCCCGTTCCTGCCCGAGGGCACGCTGCGCCAGGCGCTGTGCTACCCGCGCGGCGGCGACGCCCACGGCAGCGAGAGCATCCATCGTGCGCTGGAATGCGCGGGCGTCACCTGGCTGGCGCCGCGGCTGGATGCGATCGATAACTGGGAGCAGGCGCTGCCGCTGCGCGCGCAGCAGCGCCTCGGTTTCGCGCGCGCACTGCTGCAGAGTCCGGCGTGGATTCTGATGGAAGAGGCAAGCGATGCCTTTGACCCGCGCGGCGAGCAGCTGATTCTCGAGATGCTGCACCGCGAACTGCCGAACAGCGCGGTGCTGACCATCAGCTTCCACTCCGGGCTGGAAGCGCTGCACCATCGCAAGATCGTGCTCAACCGCCTGGCCGAGCCGCACTTCCTGTTCGCGGGGGTACGGGAGAACGGCTCGATCTCGCACTGA
- a CDS encoding cellulase family glycosylhydrolase: MDETVTGMRLRGVNLGGWLVLEKWMKPSLFEGLAATDETSWCAELGAAAPARLRAHWDGFITRADFAWLAERGINAVRIPLGHWIFGPPYPWHRAYGSNPHPFVEGGIEVLDRAMDWADELGLRVILDLHAAPGCQNGFDNGGIKDVCEWHTREEYLAHSVAVLGRLAARYRGRRCLHAIEVLNEPNSSVPTALLEAYNIRACQAIRAHCPAHEVAVVFHDGFRSHREYRGGLLTSGAQNLVFDVHRYQCFERSDIDMDIHGHLHKAGVLWREEADAIQRDLALPAIVGEWSLGLDLKVVSLWAQGPWNHALERMDAFQEHVAYRAYAAAQLLSFERYRGWFFWSYRTETTPAWCFRECVERGWLPGRFD; encoded by the coding sequence ACCGAGCCTCTTCGAGGGGCTCGCCGCCACCGACGAAACCTCGTGGTGCGCGGAACTCGGCGCCGCGGCGCCGGCGCGGCTACGCGCCCACTGGGACGGCTTCATCACCCGGGCCGATTTTGCCTGGCTCGCGGAGCGCGGCATCAACGCCGTGCGCATCCCGCTCGGACACTGGATTTTCGGCCCGCCCTATCCCTGGCACCGCGCCTACGGCAGCAACCCTCACCCGTTTGTGGAAGGCGGCATCGAGGTGCTCGACCGCGCCATGGACTGGGCCGACGAGCTTGGCCTGCGCGTGATACTCGACCTGCACGCCGCTCCCGGCTGCCAGAACGGTTTCGACAACGGCGGCATCAAGGATGTGTGCGAATGGCACACCCGCGAAGAGTACCTGGCGCATTCCGTCGCCGTGCTCGGGCGCCTCGCGGCGCGCTATCGCGGGCGCCGCTGCCTGCACGCGATCGAGGTGCTGAACGAGCCCAACTCGAGCGTGCCGACCGCGCTGCTCGAGGCCTATAACATCCGCGCCTGCCAGGCGATCCGCGCGCACTGCCCGGCGCACGAGGTGGCGGTCGTGTTCCACGACGGCTTTCGCTCGCATCGCGAATACCGCGGCGGCCTGCTCACCTCGGGCGCGCAGAACCTGGTCTTCGATGTGCACCGCTACCAGTGTTTCGAGCGCTCCGACATCGATATGGACATCCACGGCCACCTGCACAAGGCAGGTGTGCTGTGGCGCGAGGAGGCCGACGCGATCCAGCGCGATCTCGCCCTGCCCGCCATCGTCGGCGAATGGAGCCTCGGGCTCGATCTCAAAGTGGTTTCGCTGTGGGCGCAGGGTCCCTGGAATCACGCGCTGGAGCGCATGGACGCCTTCCAGGAACATGTTGCCTACCGCGCCTACGCGGCCGCGCAACTGCTCAGTTTCGAACGCTACCGGGGCTGGTTCTTCTGGAGCTACCGCACCGAGACCACGCCCGCGTGGTGCTTCCGCGAATGCGTGGAGCGCGGCTGGCTGCCCGGGAGGTTCGACTGA